One window from the genome of Canis lupus dingo isolate Sandy chromosome 15, ASM325472v2, whole genome shotgun sequence encodes:
- the GARIN6 gene encoding LOW QUALITY PROTEIN: Golgi associated RAB2 interactor protein 6 (The sequence of the model RefSeq protein was modified relative to this genomic sequence to represent the inferred CDS: inserted 1 base in 1 codon), with the protein MNSQSKLPHYTAQSSPAMGMFNTSMGKLQQHLYKREYTILKYAPMFESDFIQVGKKGEVTDDVHNRARMVTVGIIRTTPXLTLPDVMLLARPTAICDDHNRYGPAPQEKGYKPTQILELTRLCPSKFVTISIHNGTKQQLHLKLATGRSFYLQLCPPSDTKDLFVHWENLVYILRPPVEAYSGSHAIPVGDSLGT; encoded by the exons ATGAACAGTCAGTCTAAGTTACCACATTACACAGCCCAAAGCAGCCCTGCAATGGGTATGTTTAATACCTCCATGGGGAAACTACAGCAACACCTGTACAAGAGGGAGTACACCATATTGAAGTATGCACCAATGTTTGAGAGTGACTTTATACAGGTGGGCAAAAAAGGAGAAGTGACTGACGACGTGCACAACCGTGCCCGAATGGTGACTGTGGGCATCATCCGcaccaccc acctcacacTACCTGATGTCATGCTGCTGGCTCGACCAACTGCTATCTGTGATGACCATAACAGATATGGTCCTGCCCCCCAGGAAAAGGGTTACAAGCCTACACAGATCTTAGAGCTAACCAGACTGTGTCCTTCAAAGTTTGTAACAATATCCATCCATAATGGTACAAAACAACAGCTCCACCTGAAGCTTGCCACTGGCCGCTCTTTTTACCTTCAGCTCTGTCCCCCTTCTGATACAAAAGATCTTTTTGTGCATTGGGAAAACCTTGTTTACATTCTGAGACCACCAGTAGAGGCTTACAGTGGTTCCCATGCCATCCCAGTTGGGGACTCACTGGGGACATAA